One Balaenoptera ricei isolate mBalRic1 chromosome 16, mBalRic1.hap2, whole genome shotgun sequence genomic window carries:
- the TEX36 gene encoding testis-expressed protein 36 isoform X2, with the protein MQKTPESITRTMLKESNSPRLSRQVEEKLPPIYKVREKQAVNNNFPFSVHDNRHSFQNSGFCLDSGLGCKKISPEKRQHISRNFNLWACDYVPSCLDGFSNNQISYVCQEAVVVPIFRRFPRHYNELWNTFKFIPQQSYTKYLKKNPKVRFMINKKAGSPLEP; encoded by the exons ATGCAAAAGACACCAGAATCCATCACACGTACGATGTTAAAAGAGTCCAATAGTCCACGTTTATCTCGGCAAGTGGAGGAGAAGCTACCGCCAATCTACAAAGTGCGGGAGAAG CAAGCAGTAAATAACAACTTCCCCTTCTCTGTACACGACAATCGTCACAGCTTTCAGAACTCTGGATTCTGCCTTGACTCT GGCCTGGGATGTAAGAAGATCTCCCCAGAAAAAAGGCAACACATTTCAAGAAATTTCAATCTTTGGGCATGTGACTATGTTCCATCTTGTCTCGATGGCTTTTCAAATAACCAAATATCATATGTCTGTCAGGAAGCTGTGGTGGTCCCAATTTTCAGACGCTTTCCAAGACATTATAATGAGTTATGGaacacttttaaatttattcccCAGCAAAGCTATacaaagtatctgaaaaagaatccaaAAGTAAGGTTCATGATTAACAAAAAGGCTGGTTCTCCACTGGAGCCCTAA
- the TEX36 gene encoding testis-expressed protein 36 isoform X1: MAKGRRFNPPLDKDGRWFPHIGLMQKTPESITRTMLKESNSPRLSRQVEEKLPPIYKVREKQAVNNNFPFSVHDNRHSFQNSGFCLDSGLGCKKISPEKRQHISRNFNLWACDYVPSCLDGFSNNQISYVCQEAVVVPIFRRFPRHYNELWNTFKFIPQQSYTKYLKKNPKVRFMINKKAGSPLEP; the protein is encoded by the exons TTCCCTCACATTGGACTAATGCAAAAGACACCAGAATCCATCACACGTACGATGTTAAAAGAGTCCAATAGTCCACGTTTATCTCGGCAAGTGGAGGAGAAGCTACCGCCAATCTACAAAGTGCGGGAGAAG CAAGCAGTAAATAACAACTTCCCCTTCTCTGTACACGACAATCGTCACAGCTTTCAGAACTCTGGATTCTGCCTTGACTCT GGCCTGGGATGTAAGAAGATCTCCCCAGAAAAAAGGCAACACATTTCAAGAAATTTCAATCTTTGGGCATGTGACTATGTTCCATCTTGTCTCGATGGCTTTTCAAATAACCAAATATCATATGTCTGTCAGGAAGCTGTGGTGGTCCCAATTTTCAGACGCTTTCCAAGACATTATAATGAGTTATGGaacacttttaaatttattcccCAGCAAAGCTATacaaagtatctgaaaaagaatccaaAAGTAAGGTTCATGATTAACAAAAAGGCTGGTTCTCCACTGGAGCCCTAA